In one Cervus canadensis isolate Bull #8, Minnesota chromosome 22, ASM1932006v1, whole genome shotgun sequence genomic region, the following are encoded:
- the LOC122424501 gene encoding outer mitochondrial transmembrane helix translocase-like: protein LNMHVTWSDIAGLDDVIIDLKDTVILPIKKKHLFENSRLLQPPKGVLLYGPPGCGKTLIAKATAKEAGCRFINLQPSTLTDKWYGESQKLAAAVFSLAIKLQPSIIFIDEIDSFLRNRSSSDHEATAMMKAQFMSLWDGLDTDHSCQVIVMGATNRPQDLDSAIMRRMPTRFHINQPALKQREAILKLILKNENVDRHVDLLEVAQETDGFSGSDLKEMCRDAALLCVREYVNSTSEESHDEDEIRPVQQQDLHRAIEKMKKSKDAAFQNVLTHVCLD from the coding sequence CTTAACATGCATGTTACTTGGAGTGATATAGCAGGTTTGGATGATGTCATTATAGATCTGAAAGACACAGTCATCTTACCTATCAAAAAGAAGCATTTGTTTGAAAATTCCAGGCTTCTACAGCCTCCAAAGGGTGTGCTTCTCTACGGGCCTCCAGGCTGTGGTAAAACGTTGATTGCCAAGGCCACAGCCAAAGAAGCAGGTTGTCGATTTATCAACCTTCAGCCTTCAACACTGACGGATAAGTGGTATGGAGAGTCTCAGAAACTGGCTGCTGCTGTTTTCTCCCTTGCCATAAAGCTACAGCCGTCCATCATCTTTATAGATGAGATAGACTCTTTTCTACGAAACCGTTCCAGTTCTGACCATGAGGCTACAGCCATGATGAAAGCTCAGTTTATGAGTCTCTGGGATGGATTGGATACTGATCATAGCTGCCAGGTCATAGTGATGGGAGCTACTAATCGTCCTCAAGATTTGGACTCAGCTATAATGAGGAGAATGCCCACGAGATTCCATATCAACCAGCCTGCtctgaaacaaagagaagcaatCCTGAAACTcatcttgaaaaatgaaaatgtggataGGCATGTGGACCTGCTAGAAGTTGCCCAGGAAACTGATGGGTTTTCAGGCAGTGACCTAAAAGAAATGTGTCGAGATGCTGCCCTCCTCTGTGTCAGAGAATATGTTAATTCTACATCGGAAGAAAGCCATGATGAAGATGAAATTCGACCTGTGCAACAACAGGACCTGCATCGGGCAATTGAAAAGATGAAGAAGTCAAAGGATGCAGCATTTCAGAATGTTTTAACACACGTTTGTTTAGATTAA